Proteins from one Dysgonomonas sp. HDW5A genomic window:
- a CDS encoding RagB/SusD family nutrient uptake outer membrane protein — MNKYKIFITACIAIVTFSGCYDLDRYPYDQVGESTFWKNETQINQGMMGVYAALREDNAFGLKFAIDNISDMGIGYDNQGYGPVLLGTYTGRTELIKKSWKSLYDGVMRSNLAIRKISENTTISAEAKNKYIAEAKFLRAVFYFQLYNLYGGVPLYDETINQSTDYNTLLKPRNTDKETVDFIIKDLTEVITSEAMPVKWETANTGRATLGAVYALRGKVYLYTKEYQKASQDFEEVMNDPRGKGYGYKLYNSYADLFKPVGDESSEMIFAIQNAGGVGMDYGMPMTFYMGTRSTFGSCWNNVMPSVKLVDEYELKDGKKFNWDEYIPGFSTGTTVKDETFVSTLSKDGKVVETYAKNKNILLSMYQDRDPRMAVTVLLPYTKYNGWVSNAAKECEFVVARNVAPNESNGFIRINGAYTESYVFRKFVAEGNMSGGINNRAHTPINFPLIRLADVYLMYAECQNELGKQSIAVEYINKVRQRPSVNMPAINSGPAWLKASNKDEVFDRIQHERAIELAAEGHRWDDLRRWKLAKTLIPGNVYGFTGKRLLTKEFTDRDMLWPIPGEEMDINPNLVNNPGWD, encoded by the coding sequence ATGAATAAGTATAAAATATTTATAACAGCATGTATTGCAATTGTAACATTCAGCGGATGTTATGATTTAGACAGATATCCCTACGATCAGGTGGGTGAAAGCACATTCTGGAAGAATGAGACCCAAATAAACCAAGGTATGATGGGGGTATATGCAGCATTAAGAGAAGATAACGCATTTGGGTTAAAATTTGCGATCGACAATATCTCTGATATGGGTATCGGTTATGATAACCAAGGCTATGGACCAGTTTTATTAGGAACCTATACTGGTCGTACAGAACTAATTAAAAAATCGTGGAAGTCGTTATACGACGGTGTAATGCGCTCCAATCTGGCCATTCGGAAAATATCTGAAAACACAACAATTAGTGCCGAAGCTAAAAATAAGTATATAGCAGAAGCTAAGTTTTTACGTGCTGTGTTTTATTTCCAGCTATATAATCTGTATGGAGGTGTTCCTTTATATGATGAAACCATAAATCAGTCGACAGATTACAATACTTTACTGAAACCTCGTAATACGGACAAAGAAACTGTTGATTTCATCATAAAAGACCTGACCGAAGTTATAACCAGTGAAGCGATGCCCGTTAAATGGGAAACAGCGAATACAGGACGTGCTACATTAGGAGCCGTTTATGCACTACGCGGAAAGGTTTACTTATACACCAAAGAGTATCAAAAAGCTTCTCAGGACTTCGAAGAAGTAATGAATGATCCTAGAGGAAAAGGTTATGGATACAAACTGTATAACAGCTATGCAGATTTGTTTAAACCCGTAGGAGATGAGTCAAGCGAGATGATCTTTGCCATACAAAATGCAGGTGGTGTAGGTATGGATTATGGTATGCCTATGACTTTCTATATGGGAACCCGCAGTACATTTGGTAGTTGCTGGAATAATGTCATGCCATCGGTAAAACTTGTTGACGAATATGAATTGAAGGATGGTAAGAAATTTAACTGGGACGAATATATACCCGGATTTAGTACCGGAACAACGGTTAAAGACGAAACTTTTGTAAGTACTTTAAGTAAAGACGGAAAGGTTGTTGAAACTTATGCTAAGAATAAAAATATTCTGCTATCAATGTACCAAGACAGAGATCCCCGTATGGCTGTTACCGTTCTTTTACCATATACCAAATATAACGGCTGGGTTAGCAATGCTGCAAAAGAATGCGAATTTGTGGTAGCTCGTAATGTGGCTCCTAACGAGTCGAATGGCTTTATTCGGATAAACGGTGCATATACCGAAAGTTATGTATTCAGGAAGTTTGTAGCCGAAGGTAACATGAGTGGAGGTATAAACAACAGAGCACATACACCTATTAACTTTCCATTAATCCGCTTGGCAGATGTCTATTTAATGTATGCAGAATGTCAAAACGAACTGGGAAAACAGTCAATCGCTGTAGAATATATAAATAAAGTACGTCAACGCCCATCAGTCAATATGCCTGCTATCAACAGTGGACCCGCATGGTTAAAAGCATCAAACAAAGATGAAGTATTTGACAGAATTCAACACGAAAGAGCAATAGAACTGGCAGCCGAAGGACATCGCTGGGACGATCTTCGCCGTTGGAAGTTAGCCAAAACTCTTATTCCCGGAAATGTTTATGGCTTTACCGGAAAGAGATTATTGACCAAAGAGTTTACCGACAGAGATATGTTATGGCCTATACCCGGAGAGGAAATGGATATAAATCCAAATCTGGTTAATAACCCCGGATGGGACTAA
- a CDS encoding peptidase U32 family protein codes for MKNIADYEIMAPVGSYDSLAAAIQGGADSIYFGIEGLNMRAKSSNNFTLDDLKNIVKICQENNMKSYLTVNTIIYDNDISLMHQIVDAAKAANLSAIIASDVSVMMYARSIGVEVHLSTQLNITNSEALKFYGQFADVVVLARELTLDQVADIYKDITEQQIKGPSGELIRIEMFSHGALCMAVSGKCYLSLHEKDLSANRGACNQMCRRGYIVKDKESDMEFEIDNEYIMSPKDLKTIHFMNKMMDAGVRVFKIEGRARGAEYVRTVVECYKEAVKSYCEGTFSEEKIADWDTRLATVFNRGFWDGYYLGQRLGEWSMNYGSEATKRKIYIGKGLKYFSNIGVAEFLMETQSLKVGDEILITGPTTGAVTQIVEEIRVDLQSVEETVKGEKFSIKLTDKIRPSDKLFKLVKVTPNKKFVEKN; via the coding sequence ATGAAAAATATTGCTGATTATGAAATCATGGCACCGGTAGGATCGTACGATTCGCTGGCTGCGGCAATACAAGGGGGAGCCGACTCCATTTATTTCGGCATCGAGGGACTAAACATGCGAGCCAAATCGTCTAATAACTTTACGTTAGATGACTTGAAAAATATCGTAAAAATATGTCAGGAGAATAACATGAAAAGTTATCTCACTGTCAATACCATTATTTACGATAACGATATCAGCCTTATGCATCAGATTGTAGATGCGGCTAAAGCTGCAAATCTATCAGCCATCATAGCATCCGATGTATCGGTAATGATGTATGCACGCAGCATAGGTGTTGAAGTACATTTGTCAACACAACTGAATATAACCAATTCCGAAGCTCTTAAATTCTACGGACAATTTGCAGATGTGGTAGTATTGGCTCGTGAACTGACTCTCGATCAGGTTGCCGATATCTATAAAGATATTACCGAGCAACAGATCAAAGGTCCGAGTGGCGAACTTATCCGTATCGAGATGTTCAGTCACGGAGCATTATGTATGGCTGTTTCGGGAAAATGCTATTTAAGTTTACACGAAAAAGACTTGTCGGCAAACAGAGGGGCTTGCAACCAAATGTGCCGTAGAGGATATATAGTGAAGGACAAAGAGAGCGATATGGAATTCGAAATCGACAATGAATATATTATGTCACCCAAAGACTTGAAAACAATTCACTTCATGAATAAAATGATGGATGCAGGTGTACGGGTATTCAAAATAGAAGGTCGTGCGCGTGGTGCAGAATATGTTCGTACTGTTGTAGAATGTTATAAAGAGGCTGTAAAGTCGTATTGTGAAGGTACATTCTCTGAAGAAAAAATAGCCGATTGGGATACTCGCTTGGCAACGGTATTCAATCGTGGTTTCTGGGATGGTTATTATCTGGGACAACGCTTAGGCGAATGGTCGATGAACTACGGTTCGGAAGCTACCAAGAGAAAAATATACATAGGGAAAGGATTGAAGTATTTCTCAAATATAGGTGTTGCCGAATTTTTGATGGAAACACAATCATTGAAGGTTGGAGATGAAATTCTCATCACCGGACCAACCACAGGTGCAGTTACTCAAATAGTAGAAGAAATACGTGTAGATCTGCAGTCGGTAGAGGAAACGGTAAAAGGTGAAAAGTTCTCTATAAAACTTACGGATAAGATTCGACCTTCTGATAAACTTTTTAAGCTGGTAAAAGTTACTCCCAACAAAAAGTTTGTGGAGAAAAATTAA
- a CDS encoding exo-beta-N-acetylmuramidase NamZ domain-containing protein, whose protein sequence is MKKGFLLLLFSVLFCVSALGANKIKVGADQLEKLLPLVKNKNVALVVNHTSCLSDGTHLLDALLSNHVNVVKIFAPEHGFRGNADAGEQVADGKDIKSGLPLVSLYGKNKKPSPEMLNGVDVVIFDIQDVGARFYTYISTMHYVMEACAENNKECIILDRPNPHDYIDGPILETPYKSFVGMHPIPVLHGLTVGELAQMINGQGWLTGKLKCNLKVITVEGWKHGDPYSLPVKPSPNLPNDQSIKLYASLCFFEATQVSVGRGTYYPFQVVGYPNPKFGTFTFTPVSLPGFEKNPLQKDKLCYGYDLRNIDFDKGLTLSYLIDFYNKSGLGAAFFKSPKFMNLLSGTSKLQKQIVAGESEESIRKTWQKGLDEYKQMRKKYLLYEDK, encoded by the coding sequence ATGAAAAAAGGTTTTTTATTGTTACTATTTTCAGTTTTATTCTGCGTTTCTGCTCTTGGAGCAAATAAAATAAAAGTAGGAGCTGATCAATTAGAAAAACTTCTTCCTCTGGTGAAGAACAAGAATGTAGCACTTGTTGTTAATCATACGAGTTGTTTATCAGACGGTACCCATTTACTCGATGCTCTTCTTTCCAACCATGTAAATGTAGTTAAAATTTTTGCTCCTGAGCATGGTTTCAGAGGAAATGCAGATGCCGGAGAACAGGTGGCAGATGGTAAAGATATAAAATCGGGATTACCCCTTGTCTCACTATATGGTAAGAATAAAAAGCCATCTCCCGAAATGCTGAATGGTGTTGATGTTGTGATCTTTGATATTCAAGATGTAGGAGCACGTTTTTATACCTATATAAGTACTATGCATTATGTGATGGAGGCTTGTGCCGAGAATAATAAGGAATGTATAATACTTGATCGTCCCAATCCCCATGATTATATTGATGGGCCTATCTTAGAAACACCCTATAAATCGTTTGTCGGGATGCATCCTATACCTGTTTTGCATGGACTTACGGTGGGCGAACTGGCTCAGATGATAAACGGGCAGGGTTGGTTGACGGGAAAATTAAAGTGTAATCTGAAAGTTATCACAGTAGAAGGCTGGAAGCATGGCGACCCTTATTCGTTACCTGTTAAGCCATCGCCTAATTTGCCTAACGATCAGTCTATAAAGCTATATGCTTCGTTGTGTTTTTTTGAAGCCACTCAGGTAAGTGTAGGGCGTGGTACTTATTACCCTTTTCAGGTGGTGGGGTATCCCAATCCTAAATTCGGGACGTTTACATTTACCCCTGTATCATTACCCGGATTCGAGAAAAATCCTTTGCAAAAAGACAAGCTTTGTTATGGTTACGATCTTAGAAATATTGATTTTGACAAAGGCTTGACACTTTCATATCTGATTGATTTCTATAATAAATCAGGTTTGGGAGCAGCATTCTTTAAATCACCTAAGTTTATGAATCTGTTGTCAGGAACAAGCAAACTTCAAAAACAGATAGTTGCGGGAGAGTCCGAAGAAAGTATTCGTAAAACATGGCAAAAGGGCTTGGATGAGTACAAACAAATGAGAAAGAAGTATCTTTTATACGAAGATAAATAA
- a CDS encoding RNA-binding protein: MNIYVGNLSYEVKESDLQALLADFGSVVSAKLIIDRASNRSKGFGFVEMEDEASAKNAIQTLNGKEHLGRPMVVKEAIPKV, encoded by the coding sequence ATGAACATTTATGTTGGAAATCTTAGCTACGAAGTTAAGGAATCAGATTTACAAGCATTATTGGCCGATTTCGGCTCAGTTGTTTCTGCTAAATTAATTATCGATAGAGCTTCAAATAGATCAAAAGGATTTGGATTTGTTGAAATGGAGGATGAAGCTAGTGCGAAAAATGCAATTCAAACTCTGAACGGAAAAGAGCATTTAGGTCGCCCAATGGTGGTGAAAGAGGCAATACCAAAAGTGTAA
- a CDS encoding TonB-dependent receptor: MINKRVYYSPLFKRILMGSTMLFLTTGIAFAEHKGMIPESTGITQSQQQKAITGTVVDQNGDPIIGASVTVKGATIGTVTDLDGKFSLDAPANSTLLIRYVGYINQEVKVGSQTQINITLKEDTQSLDEVVVVGYGVQKKVNLTGSVSNIKMSELVESRPIANVSQGLAGMAAGVQVTSSSNRPGENNASIMIRGQGTLNNSAPLVIIDGVESNINSVNPQDIEDMSVLKDAASAAIYGSRAANGVILITTRKGKAGSVKVDYNGYVSWETISNKFNLVSNYADYMELINEGLANSKLATKFSKDKINEWRTGTDPLKYPNTDLMEALFETNVGTNHNLSVSGGSEKVKFYTSFGYLDSPGIMENVAYKRYNLRTNLEANIKPWLTLGTNLSGYLGQTESGSGIADTEDASSIFTFSSATTPGMVFRAPDGRYGAMNNTEDDAQSANNNPLYRLNYRKGTNENRHLKSRFYGTLKPIEGLSVTGSFNYIFTDKIKDQQPIFIPQWNFLTETMTSDGVGKTSIMNSDFKWNNYLMDAVATYTNNVSKLNYSIMAGASQELFRYKWFQTTKQDLLDPDLGSINGATGAASASGNTVEWAMRSFFGRINLNWDEKYLLEFNMRADGSSRFTKDNRWGYFPSASAAWRIDQEPFMQDLVAKGLSNFKLRASYGELGNNALSSSDANINGNYLAQSLYGASNYITNNLVAMGVAQTAIANASLTWERTKAAGIGLDFGLLGNKLSGTLDYFHKTTEDILIDLPIPLVNGNATAPRQNAGTVVNKGLEISLGWQDKIQEVSYYANTNFTFLNNKVTKFKGDVMSLSGANMIKEGYAINTQYGRVVDRLIQNQEDLDYVQKFIDNSKSPNPFGSGKRPELGDLMYKDLNGDGVINDDDRTVIGHGPTPTFTFGINLGAAYKGFDCSVLIQGATGMEQVLLDNYYRPQVRTGYQLNKKITDGRWYEGRTGNASFPRLLEYSDTRNTIISDFWVQDKSYVKIKNIQLGYTLPKSVVSRLSIDRIRVYGSLENFFTFTSYDGLDPEVSGFAYPTSKQAAIGINVTF; the protein is encoded by the coding sequence ATGATAAACAAGCGAGTTTACTATTCCCCGTTATTCAAACGAATACTCATGGGGAGTACAATGCTCTTCCTTACTACAGGAATAGCTTTTGCAGAACACAAGGGCATGATACCCGAAAGCACCGGCATAACACAGTCTCAACAACAGAAAGCAATAACAGGCACTGTCGTAGATCAAAATGGCGACCCTATTATAGGAGCTTCCGTAACAGTAAAAGGTGCCACGATAGGAACGGTAACCGATCTCGATGGAAAGTTCTCATTGGACGCACCTGCCAATTCAACCCTGTTAATCAGGTATGTTGGTTACATAAACCAAGAGGTAAAAGTTGGAAGCCAAACCCAAATCAACATCACATTAAAAGAAGATACTCAATCTTTGGATGAAGTAGTTGTTGTGGGATATGGTGTACAGAAGAAAGTAAACCTCACGGGTTCCGTATCCAATATCAAAATGAGCGAATTAGTAGAAAGTCGTCCTATTGCCAATGTATCACAAGGGCTTGCAGGTATGGCTGCCGGAGTACAGGTTACTTCGTCTTCAAACCGCCCGGGGGAAAACAATGCCTCCATAATGATCCGCGGACAAGGTACTCTAAATAATTCGGCTCCCTTGGTAATAATAGATGGTGTTGAAAGTAATATCAACAGCGTGAACCCTCAGGATATCGAGGATATGTCTGTATTAAAAGATGCTGCATCGGCAGCAATATACGGATCGAGGGCGGCCAACGGAGTTATACTTATTACCACCCGAAAAGGTAAAGCCGGTAGTGTAAAAGTGGATTATAACGGATATGTATCTTGGGAAACCATCAGTAACAAATTTAATCTGGTGAGTAACTATGCCGATTACATGGAGTTGATAAACGAAGGTTTGGCAAACTCTAAACTGGCAACCAAATTTTCTAAAGACAAGATCAATGAATGGAGAACAGGCACGGATCCTCTAAAGTATCCAAATACCGATTTGATGGAGGCTTTGTTTGAAACAAATGTCGGAACCAATCATAACTTATCGGTAAGCGGTGGTTCTGAAAAGGTGAAGTTTTATACTTCATTCGGTTATCTGGATTCTCCCGGTATTATGGAAAATGTTGCATACAAACGTTATAACCTGAGAACTAACCTCGAAGCAAATATAAAACCATGGTTAACATTAGGAACTAATTTGAGTGGTTATCTGGGACAAACCGAATCGGGATCAGGTATCGCTGATACCGAAGATGCTTCAAGTATTTTCACTTTCTCGTCGGCAACTACTCCCGGAATGGTATTTAGAGCACCCGATGGAAGATACGGTGCAATGAACAACACCGAAGACGATGCTCAATCGGCAAATAACAATCCATTATATCGTTTAAATTACAGAAAAGGAACTAACGAAAACCGCCATCTTAAATCGCGTTTTTATGGAACATTAAAACCGATTGAAGGATTAAGTGTTACAGGATCGTTTAACTACATCTTTACTGACAAAATAAAAGATCAGCAACCCATATTTATTCCTCAATGGAATTTCCTGACAGAAACAATGACTTCCGATGGTGTGGGCAAAACTTCAATAATGAATAGCGACTTCAAATGGAATAACTATTTGATGGATGCTGTTGCAACCTATACCAACAATGTATCTAAATTGAATTACTCGATAATGGCAGGAGCCAGTCAGGAATTATTCAGATACAAATGGTTCCAAACAACTAAGCAAGATCTCTTAGATCCTGATTTAGGATCTATAAATGGTGCAACCGGAGCTGCCAGTGCCAGCGGAAATACAGTAGAATGGGCTATGCGTTCTTTCTTTGGACGTATCAATCTGAACTGGGATGAAAAATATTTACTTGAATTCAATATGCGTGCCGACGGATCATCGCGATTCACCAAGGACAATCGTTGGGGATACTTCCCTTCTGCTTCAGCAGCATGGAGAATAGATCAAGAGCCATTTATGCAGGACTTGGTTGCGAAAGGTCTCAGCAATTTTAAATTAAGAGCTTCTTACGGTGAGTTAGGGAATAATGCATTAAGTAGTTCCGATGCCAATATCAACGGAAACTATTTGGCTCAATCATTATATGGTGCCAGTAATTATATTACCAACAATCTTGTAGCGATGGGTGTAGCTCAAACAGCAATAGCGAATGCCAGTTTAACTTGGGAAAGAACTAAAGCTGCGGGTATAGGGCTTGATTTTGGACTTTTGGGTAATAAACTGAGCGGAACTCTTGATTATTTCCATAAGACAACAGAAGATATATTGATCGACTTACCTATTCCTTTAGTAAATGGAAATGCAACGGCTCCACGTCAAAATGCAGGAACAGTCGTGAATAAAGGTCTAGAGATTTCTCTCGGATGGCAAGACAAGATACAAGAGGTTTCTTATTATGCAAATACCAACTTCACTTTCTTAAATAATAAAGTGACCAAATTTAAAGGCGATGTAATGTCTTTAAGTGGAGCGAACATGATAAAAGAAGGATATGCCATCAATACACAATATGGACGCGTTGTAGACAGATTGATCCAAAATCAGGAAGATCTGGATTATGTACAAAAATTTATAGACAATTCGAAGTCCCCCAATCCATTCGGATCAGGTAAAAGACCCGAATTAGGAGATCTTATGTACAAAGACTTAAACGGCGATGGTGTTATTAATGATGATGACCGAACTGTAATAGGACATGGACCTACTCCTACATTCACTTTTGGTATAAATCTAGGGGCTGCGTACAAAGGTTTTGACTGCTCTGTGCTGATACAAGGTGCAACCGGTATGGAACAAGTTTTATTAGATAATTACTACCGTCCTCAGGTACGTACCGGATACCAGCTCAACAAAAAAATTACAGACGGCAGATGGTATGAAGGAAGAACAGGAAATGCATCATTTCCTCGCCTATTGGAATACAGCGATACACGTAACACAATTATCAGCGACTTCTGGGTACAGGACAAGTCCTACGTTAAAATAAAGAATATACAATTAGGATATACCTTACCTAAATCCGTGGTGTCACGTTTATCTATCGACAGGATACGAGTTTATGGTAGTTTAGAAAACTTCTTCACATTTACCAGCTATGATGGATTAGATCCTGAGGTGAGCGGTTTTGCTTATCCAACTTCTAAACAGGCAGCAATAGGTATCAATGTAACATTCTAA
- a CDS encoding nitronate monooxygenase family protein: MKSFFIGNLEIKLPVIQGGMGVGVSLSGLASAVANEGGIGVISCAGLGLLYRQPASDYLSDCIWGLKEEIRKAKEKTKGVVGINIMVALTNFADMVRTSIAEKADVIFAGAGLPLDLPSFLKSDSITKLVPIVSSSRAAKIICDKWFANYNYLPDAIVVEGPKAGGHLGFKTNQLEDANYSLEQIVPEVVEVAQTYKEHKNIPVIAAGGIHSGQDIYRFIEMGASGVQMGTIFVTTDECDASLTFKNVFIDSKKEDIKIINSPVGMPGRAIDGLFIRKVESGSETPKSCPYHCIRTCDYSKSPYCIILALYNAAKGNMEKGYAFAGVNAHLAKKIISVKETIASLKAEFLLAKQPVL; encoded by the coding sequence ATGAAATCATTTTTTATAGGAAATTTAGAAATTAAACTTCCAGTTATTCAGGGAGGAATGGGCGTTGGTGTATCTCTATCGGGACTAGCATCAGCAGTTGCTAACGAAGGCGGTATCGGCGTTATTTCATGTGCCGGTTTGGGATTACTCTATCGTCAACCAGCATCAGATTATCTGAGCGATTGTATTTGGGGATTAAAAGAGGAAATCCGAAAAGCAAAAGAAAAAACAAAAGGAGTGGTAGGTATCAATATTATGGTAGCTCTTACTAATTTTGCCGACATGGTGCGTACATCTATTGCTGAGAAAGCAGATGTTATTTTTGCGGGAGCAGGGCTTCCACTCGATTTACCGTCTTTCCTTAAGTCGGACAGTATTACAAAGTTGGTACCTATTGTATCATCTTCGCGTGCAGCAAAAATAATCTGCGATAAATGGTTTGCTAATTACAACTATTTACCCGATGCTATTGTTGTAGAAGGACCTAAAGCCGGAGGACATCTTGGTTTTAAAACCAATCAATTAGAGGATGCAAACTATTCGTTAGAGCAGATTGTTCCCGAAGTTGTTGAAGTTGCCCAAACATACAAAGAACATAAAAACATCCCTGTGATTGCAGCCGGAGGTATTCATTCGGGACAAGATATATACCGTTTTATCGAGATGGGAGCATCCGGTGTACAAATGGGTACTATATTTGTTACCACCGATGAATGTGATGCTTCGCTTACTTTTAAAAATGTATTTATAGACTCTAAAAAAGAGGATATAAAAATCATAAACAGTCCCGTAGGTATGCCCGGAAGAGCTATTGACGGATTGTTTATCAGAAAAGTAGAAAGCGGATCGGAAACACCCAAAAGTTGCCCATATCATTGTATCAGAACTTGCGATTATTCGAAAAGCCCATATTGTATTATTTTAGCACTTTATAATGCAGCTAAAGGAAATATGGAGAAAGGATATGCTTTTGCCGGAGTAAATGCCCATCTGGCTAAAAAAATTATCAGTGTGAAAGAGACTATTGCTTCGCTGAAAGCTGAGTTTTTACTAGCAAAACAACCTGTTTTGTAG
- a CDS encoding DMT family transporter gives MKVKGYFWGCLSSSTYGLIPLFAIPILGKGMLYDSLLFYRFTCTSLLIAIMMLFKKESFAITRKDLLPLISLGVLFALSAQCLFWGYQYLAVGTAATILFLYPVFVALLMAVLFKEKIPKISQLAIVIAFLGVSLLYKGENGTTLNPFGIGLLLLSAFMYALYIVIVNKSSISNMAGSKLTLYAMVFSSIFFLVKSLLSGGIQAFPDTMSVVDLVMLALLSTVISNIAMVYSVQYIGSTATAVLGAMEPVTAVCVGVFAFNELFTKNLAMGILLIVIAVSLIVLSDFISKKIKFRLPHKTKFGNR, from the coding sequence ATGAAAGTTAAAGGTTATTTTTGGGGTTGTTTGTCATCATCCACATACGGGTTAATCCCTTTATTTGCCATTCCGATATTGGGAAAGGGAATGCTTTATGATTCATTGCTGTTTTATCGGTTTACCTGTACATCATTACTGATTGCCATAATGATGCTTTTCAAAAAAGAATCTTTTGCAATAACACGAAAAGACCTGTTACCCTTAATCTCACTCGGTGTATTATTTGCATTATCAGCACAGTGCTTATTCTGGGGATATCAATATCTAGCAGTAGGTACAGCCGCTACTATACTTTTTCTCTATCCGGTATTTGTAGCTCTGTTGATGGCTGTACTTTTTAAAGAAAAAATCCCTAAGATATCACAGTTAGCTATTGTTATCGCATTTTTGGGAGTGTCCTTATTATACAAAGGCGAAAACGGCACGACACTAAATCCTTTTGGTATTGGGCTTCTACTACTATCAGCATTTATGTATGCTCTTTATATTGTTATAGTTAACAAATCGAGCATAAGCAATATGGCAGGTTCTAAGCTGACTTTATATGCTATGGTTTTCAGTTCCATATTCTTTCTAGTGAAATCTTTACTATCAGGAGGTATACAAGCATTTCCTGATACGATGAGTGTAGTCGATTTAGTAATGCTCGCCTTACTATCTACCGTAATATCTAACATTGCGATGGTATACTCGGTACAATATATAGGTTCTACCGCTACCGCAGTGCTGGGAGCCATGGAACCCGTAACTGCTGTTTGTGTAGGTGTCTTTGCTTTTAATGAGCTGTTTACTAAAAATCTGGCTATGGGTATTTTGCTCATTGTTATAGCAGTATCACTAATAGTTCTGTCCGATTTTATCTCTAAAAAGATTAAATTTAGATTACCTCACAAAACCAAATTCGGCAATAGATAA
- a CDS encoding HDIG domain-containing metalloprotein, which produces MNPIDIIKKYYEESSSLYNILINHSSDVTKKALEIAKKHPELNIDMHFVREAGMMHDIGIFMTNAHSIDCYGEYPYIAHGYLGSELLQKEGLPKHALVCERHTGAGLTLDEIIEQKLPLPHRDMMPISIEEKVICFADCFFSKTNLGEEKSIETIKGKLAKFGERSVRQFTEWCELFL; this is translated from the coding sequence ATGAATCCTATAGACATAATCAAAAAATATTACGAAGAGAGCTCCTCACTATACAATATCCTCATTAATCATAGTTCGGATGTAACTAAAAAAGCATTGGAGATAGCCAAGAAACATCCCGAATTAAATATCGACATGCACTTTGTTCGTGAAGCGGGAATGATGCACGACATTGGTATCTTTATGACCAATGCACATTCTATAGATTGCTATGGCGAATACCCGTATATAGCCCATGGATATCTGGGAAGCGAACTATTACAAAAAGAAGGACTACCTAAGCATGCTTTGGTCTGCGAAAGACATACCGGAGCAGGTTTAACCCTTGACGAAATAATAGAACAGAAATTACCTCTACCCCATCGTGATATGATGCCCATCAGTATCGAAGAAAAAGTAATATGCTTTGCCGACTGCTTTTTTTCTAAGACGAATTTAGGTGAAGAGAAAAGTATAGAAACCATAAAAGGCAAACTTGCCAAGTTCGGCGAAAGATCAGTACGCCAATTTACGGAATGGTGTGAGCTATTCTTGTAA